In the Phyllopteryx taeniolatus isolate TA_2022b chromosome 1, UOR_Ptae_1.2, whole genome shotgun sequence genome, CTTCAATGAAGCCTTTAACCAGGTGTTTGATCACCTGAAACAAGGCAGTAAAGTATGTTGACTTGTgtttttgctgttattttgaTGTCAGAAGGTAGATAGTTGGAGTTGCTCAGGCCTGTCTTCGTTCATGCTGTTTTTGATCAAAATTTGTGATCTTTCTAAAAATGAAACATAAGCTTGAATGCAATTTTAATTTGGTACCTTCTTTGTCAGCTGGTCGAGCAAGACATGCAGACTCTACTGTTTGGCGACTACATGAACCCCGACCTTGAGGCTGATAATCGCTTGTATGCCGAGGTGCCCTCCATAGAAAGCTTTGCTGAAGTGGTGGAGGCATGTCTTGTTGAATACAACCAGATGAACAAGAACTGCATGAATCTCGTCATCTTCCGGTGAATAACAATCGTAACACCATCGTAGGAGTAAATTAAATccaagcatatacagtatacattacaTTAAAAACTGCTACattaattttctaaaaaatTTACAATTAAATCTAAGAAATTTTGTTCAATGTAGCTATGTTTTGGAACACCTGTCCCGAATAAGCCGTGTGTTGAAGCACCCAGGCGGAAATGCCTTGCTCGTAGGAGTGGGAGGCAGTGGTCGCCAGTCCATCACTCGTTTGGCTACTTTCATCGCAAAGATGAACCTTTTCCAGCCTGAAATCTCAAAGAGCTACAGCATGGTTGAGTGGAGAGACGACCTCAAGGTCAGTGTCACACTTGTAATATGCATAgagcacaatatatatatatatatttttgcatttgacATTTGCACTTTGAGTACGATATAAAACACTTCAACATTTTGTTACAGAAGCTTCTCAAGGATGCAGGGGTGAAGGGTCAAAGAACAGTTTTTTTGCTCACTGATGCTCAGATCAAAGATGAGACTTTTCTTGAAGATGTAAACAGTGTCCTGAACACAGGGGAGGTGCCCAATCTGTTTGCTGTGGATGAGAAACAGGATATCATTGATGTATGACATAAAATCAAAGTACTTTGTACATTTATTCTGTAATTATTGGAAGGTGGCTCTTGTCCACACTTCACATCTCCATATGCCTTTTATGTAGCCTTATAGACCACCTCATGTATGAAGTTCACAATCTGCACACCCACATGCATATCTATTTAAGGAATGTCATTTTCTTCTAATTTCCAGACAGTACGTCCCATTGCTCAGGCGAAGAATAAAAGTGTACAATTGAGCCATTTAACTCTGTTTGCCTACTTTGTGGCACGCTGTAAGGAGTACCTGCACATTGTTGTGGCGTTCAGTCCTATTGGCGAAGCCTTTCGCAGTCGCCTGCGCCAGTTTCCATCCTTTATTAACTGTTGTACCATCAACTGGTTCCAGGTACTAAATATGCATAAAGTATGAAACAAGTCATGGGACACAAATCTggaaaattattaatatttgttgGCAAATAGATACACATTTTTATCTTTACCTACATCGTTACAGCCTTGGCCAGAGGACGCCCTTGAGCGGGTAGCCAACTCTTTCCTGAAGCCGCTGGAGATGAAAGAACATGAGAGGAAGGAGGTCATACCCATCTGCAAAACATTTCACACCTCTGCTATTCAACTTTCAGAGAGGTATGACCTAATCATGAGCATTAAAAGTATCGATCTGTTTCTGtttacccttttttttctttgcagattCCTCTCTGAGCTAGGTCGCCATAATTATGTTACACCCACATCCTATCTGGAGCTCATGGCAGCTTTCAGTCAGCTCCTCACTATGAAAAGAGATGCAGTcatgaaggcaaaaaaaagatacatcaATGGTCTGGAAAAACTGGCCTTTGCTGAATCTCAGGTACATGAGATGCTACAgtcttttttccccatgaaAATATGTCACGGTGTCAaacttattatttttcttttcttttctttttcttttttttaatcactctcTGTCTGAAGGTTGGTGAGATGAAACTGGAGCTTGTAGAAATACAGCCCAAATTGGAAGAGGCACAGATTGAAAACAATAGAATGATGAAGGTAAAGACATGAAATAGCATCAATTGCATctcatgaaaatacagtatataaaactgCAAAATCTAAATTGATCACCTGTAGGTGATCGCAGTGGAGTCTGTTGAGGTGGAAGCCAAAAGTAAACTTGTGCGGGTTGAAGAGGAGGCCACAGCTATTCAAACTGCTGAGGCTCAAGCGCTGAAGGATGAGTGTGATAGTGAATTGGCTGAGGCCATCCCTTCCCTGGAGGAGGCAATCACAGCTTTGAAAACCTTAAAGGTGAGAACCCTCCAAATAAAGACAACTTTTGCCATGTGTGTGACCTTCTTTTTAACCTTGAGTTACCTTCTTGATTGCAGCCTGCTGATATCACTGTTGTGAAGTCCATGAAAAACCCTCCCGCTGGAGTTAAGCTGGTGATGTCAGCCGTGTGTGTAATGAAGGGAACGCGTCCAGATAAGGTGGCAGATCCTGCTGGATCCGGAAAAAAGGTTTGTCTTGATAGAAATCAATccccaattttaaaaaaaacaaaaaataacaacctTTTGCATATatcatcaataaaaaaacacGGCATTTGTTTCAGCATGACCTTTTCTTAATTGGCTAGGTTTTGGACTATTGGGGTCCTAGCAAGAAGCTACTAGGTGACATGAACTTTTTGAGAGATCTTAAAGAATATGATAAGGACAATATTCCTGTGAGTTTCAATAAATTGTGAATTCTCAATCCCAGTTCAACAATTTAAGAAAACTATAATTTATCTCTAACCTCTATTTATTATAGGAGGAATCAATGCAAAAAATCCGCTCTACCTACATGACTAATCCTGACTTCAGCCCTGCTAAGGTGGCAAAAGCCTCTTCAGCAGCAGAGGGCCTTTGCAAGTGGATCAAAGCAATGGAGTCCTATGACAGGGTGGTGAAGGTGTGGCTTTGCTACATTTgcacttaaaaatgaaatttactCATGCCTTCAGGTATACTAATCTCTGTGCTTTTAGATTGTGGCTCCCAAAAAGGCCAAACAAACAGAAGCTCAAGCGACGCTGGCTTCTGCCATGATTGAGCTGTCAGAGAAGAGAGCACATCTAAAAGAGGTTGAGGACCGTTTGGCTGATCTGAAAAGAACATCTGAGGAGAAGACAGAGGAGAAAGCCAAGTTAGAAGCCCAAAGGGATTTGTGTCAAAGGAAATTGGAGAGAGCTGAGAAACTCATTGGTGGTCTAGGTGGGGAGAAAACGAGGTGATCAATGGCTCAACATCTTTTTTGTATTGAGAAAAATTACAATGGTGGCAATATGCCACGTAGTAAACATCATTTTCGCAGATGGTCCAAGGCTGCTGATGATCTTCAGAACACATATGACAACCTCACTGGGGACATCCTTATTTCTGCTGGTGTCATGGCCTACCTGGGCGCATTTACTGCAAGCTTTAGACAGGACTGCACCAGTCATTGGATCAAACTGTGTCAAGTAAGCCTTGTAATTCTTTAATTAACACACAATCTCTTGTTTGTAACATATATGCATGTTCTGCTTGTCATTATTTATCGCACTAGTCTAAGAGCATTCCATCATCAGAGGATTTCTCTCTCAGTAAGACCTTGGGAGATCCTATTACGATTAGGACGTGGAACATCGCTGGCCTTCCCACTGACGCTTTCTCTATTGACAATGGTATTATTACCAGCAATTCCCGTCGATGGTGAGAACTTAGAAGCTTTTGACAAATTATGGTAACGCAATGGCTGCATTGTTCAGCACTATTACCTTCAGTCAATTACAAAACTAGTTGAAAGGATGAGTATCAATATCCTTTCTCTTCCATTGTGGTGTTGTGAAATGTTTAAATCATTTGGTCCCAGGATTGTCCTGATGTATCCCTGCTCTTTCAGGCCCCTGATTATTGACCCTCAGGGTCAGGCAAACAAGTGGGTAAAGAATTCAGAGAAAGACAACAAGCTGAACATTATCAAATTAACAGATGACGACTATATGAGAACTTTGGAAAACTGTATTCAGTTTGGAAGCCCCTTGCTGCTCGAAAATGTAGGAGAAGAGTTGGACCCCTCACTAGAACCTCTACTCCTCAaacaaaccttcaaacaaggTGCCAATGATGTTGCACAGCTGCCAAAAGGCAATCTGATATTCCAAATTTAAACctgtaaaaattataatttcagTCATGCTTGTTTCACCTAGGTGGTGTGGAATGTATAAAACTGGGGGAGAGCGTGACTGAGTACTCCCCCAAATTCCGCTTCTACATTACCACGAAGCTGAGGAACCCTCATTATCTACCAGAAGTGGCAACCAAGGTGTCTTTGCTCAACTTCATGATCACCCCAGAAGGCTTAGAGGACCAGCTGCTCGGGATTTTGGTTGCCAAGGAAAGGTACTACATACCGTACTACTGTACATTTTCTGGTCCTTTAGTCAAATCTTTGGTCTCTTCATTCAAGTTTTATTCTATTTCATCTGTTTTGCAGGCCAGAGCTTGAAGAGGAGAGAAATATACTCATCTTGCAGTCAGCTGCAAATAACAGGCAACTAAAGGAAACAGAGGACAAGATCCTTGAGACACTTTCGTCTTCAGAGGGAAATATTTTGGAGGATGAGTGTGCCATTCAGGTCCTAGACTCCGCAAAGATCATGTCCAATGAGATTACAAAGAAACAGAAGGCATGTAGGCCCAGTGTGTTCAACACACATGATCTTGCTGATGTGATGGTTTTCTTTAACTTCAATGTCACAATAAATTCTTCAGATTGCAGAGGAGACTGAGATCATGATAGCTGAGTCCAGAGAGTGTTACAGATCTATTGCCAAGCACTCGTCTGTCCTGTTCTTCACCATTGCTGACCTGACCAACATAGACCCAATGTATCAGTACTCTCTCAGCTGGTTTGTCAACCTCTATATAAACTCTATCCAAGACAGGTGAGTGATGTTTATTCTTTTATGAGTGCCATGCAATCATATGATGACATTTatgagtgtttttttaattgacataATGCTGAACTAACACAACACTTGCATGCTACAGTATAAAACCATAAATAGGTGTAATATATACTTTTGGTGTCACTATTGCTTTTAGTGGTAGATGTTATGGTCCAGTCTTAAACATTACTTGCAACATTAAAACAGGGATGACATAAAGCAATAGTAAGTGGTGCTTGTGATACCACTCAAAGTTTGAAGAGGCCAAATGTAGGTTTTTATTTGACTACATAACAAGCACCAGtgaatatgtatgtattatactgaaAAGGCtctcctgtttttatttagtaacAAGTCCAAGATCCTGGAAAAGCGGGTCATGTATCTGGTTGATCACTTCACCTATAATTTGTACTGCAACGTCTGTCGTTCTCTGTTTGAGAAGGACAAACTTCTCTTCTCCTTTCTCCTTTGCTGCAATCTGCTTCTGTGAGTGTCACAACCCATTTATGGACAATAACTGACTCATTTGGATCATTGTTCTGCCTGGTGCAAATGAAATCAATACTGATATTTCGTCAGGGCAAAAAACGAGATTGAGTACTCTGACTTGATCTTCTTGATGACGGGAGGCGTGGGCCTGCAGAACACCCTCACTAATCCCGATCCTAGCTGGCTGCTGGACAAGAGCTGGGATGAGATTTGTCGAGCGAATGAGCTTCCTGGCTTAAAAGGAGTGAAGTGAGAAAAGTTTTCAACAATTCTTGAATTTTTCAGAATTCTATTGGCTATAGAGTAAGAATATtacacaacattttttaaattgttccaCCGTGCTTGTCCTTGTTCCACAGAAACACTTTCATTGAGTGCCCGGAACTTTTCAAGCCTATTTTTGACAGCAAAGACCCGAGCAACGTTCCTTTACCCTCACCTTGGGATGATAAACTCAATGAACTGCAGAAGATGATCATTGTCCGCTGTCTCAGGCCTGACAAGATTGTGCCAGCAGTGAACAAATATGTAGTAACTAAACTCGGGAAAAGTTTTGTTCAGGCCCCTCCCTTTGACCTAAGCAAGAGCTACCTGGACTCTAATGCCACCATCCCGCTGGTGTTTGTGCTTTCTCCTGGTGCTGATCCCATGGCTAGTAGGTTCTGCAGTTTACTTCTGAAACTTTATGTAACGCTGACACTAAAATTCATGACACATTAACGCTTCCCAGGCTTACTGAAGTTCGCAGCTGACAAGGACATGGGTGGTAACAATTTTCAGTCCATCTCTTTGGGGCAAGGTCAAGGACCCATTGCTTCCAAAATGATATCTACAGCCAGGCAGAATGGGACATGGGTGTGTTTGCAGAATTGTCATCTGGCTGTGTCCTGGATGTCCACCCTGGAGAAGATCTGTGAGGACTTTAGTCCTGCAACATGCAACCAAGACTTCCGACTTTGGCTCACAAGCTACCCTTCGCCCAAGGTAAAGTCCAACGTTATGTATGCCAACATGTAGAGCAGCTTGGTTTTATCTGGTTCAGGCCCTGAAAATCCACCCTCTGTGATACCAGTTTCCAGTCACCCTTCTGCAGAATGGGGTGAAAATGACTAACGAGCCTCCGACAGGACTTCGACTAAACATATTGCAGTCATACATGTCAAATCCTGTTACTAACCAAACCTTCTTCAGTAATTGCACAAATAAGGAACTGGTGAGTGGGGGACATTGCTGTCATTATTTGACCATACTGTAGCACATACAGATTAATTTCTTAAACATTAACTGTATTGTCTTTTAGGTCTGGGAAAAGCTCTTGTATGGCCTGTGCTTCTTCCATGCACTTGTACAGGAGAGAAGGAAGTTTGGCCCATtagggtggaatattccttatGGCTTCAATGAGACCGACCTTCACATAAGTATCAGACAGCTCCAGGTAATCATTTCCAGTCACAGAATTACTACCATCACATGCATCTAAAGGTGTGTCCTTTGTCTTTCTCTGTAGTTGTTTATCAATCAATATGATGAGGTGCCCTTCGAGGCCATAACTTACCTGACTGGAGAGTGCAACTATGGAGGCCGCGTAACTGACAACTGGGATCGGCGCCTTCTGAATACCATGTTGGCTGACTTTTACAACAGGGATGTTGTGGATAAACCTTCTTATCCTTTCTCACCTAGCGGTGATTATGTTTCCCCCCCTAAATCCTCCTATGAGGACTACCTTCGATTTATCAAGGTAAAGCATTGCATCAAGCAATTAGTTATTAGTTTGTGAGACTTTCAGCAGAGTAACAATACCTTTGCTGCATACCAGGAGCTCCCAGTGAGCCAGCATCCAGAAATATTTGGGATGCAtgaaaatgtggacatttcGAAGAACCTGCAGCAGACCAAGCTGTTGTTTGATTCACTGCTTCTCACCCAGGGAGGAGGATCTCAGGGAGGGGGTAGCTTTGGGAGTGACAATGCTCTATATGACATAGCGAATGACATCCTGACTCAGGTATGATGGAATCTTTCgcttaatatttttattgttatatgtTAATGGCGTACCATTGAGAGACTGACCGAGTTGAGGCATTTCTTGTTATTAACtggtttgtattattttaagggATTGAATGCagatttgaattgaaaaatatgtatattgaATTATAGTACCGGTAGATGTTTTTCCTTAAATATGAATGATTTTTGTCATGAATATTAGATGTAATAATCAAGTTTATTTAATCTCATCAGCTTCCAAATAATTTTGACATCGAAGTATCGCTCAATAAGTATCCGGTGCTCTACAAGGAGAGTATGAACACTGTGCTTGTCCAAGAAATGGAGCGCTACAACATGTATGGACAAACACACTTTTATAgaattttatgtaaaataaagCATGAATAAACCACTTAATCTGACCTGTTTTTCCTTGTCAGGCTTTGTAGTACCATCCGTGTTAGTCTTCCCAACCTGCTAAAGGCCCTTAAGGGTTTAGTGGTGATGGATGTTGAGCTGGACGGAATTGCAGTTAGTTTGTCAGTGGGCAAAGTTCCAGAGCAATGGGCCAAACGCTCGTATCCAAGCCTAAAGCCCCTGGGCAGCTACATTAAAGACTTTCTCACAAGGCTTAAGTTTTTGCAGGTGAGTCACAATTTGTCTCTACATGAGGATGTCCCATCCACTTAGGTTTTTACTTGAATTCTCTGTACATATAGGACTGGTTCAGTGACGGTAAGCCCAGTGTGTTCTGGCTGTCAGGATTCTTCTTCACCCAGGCCTTCCTAACAGGGGTTATGCAGAACTACGCCAGAAAATACAATGTTCCGATTGACCTGCTGGGCTTTGACTTTGAGGTCAACACACACTTTTTATCTTCAACACAATCAGCCAGTCAGTTTTGATCTTAAATACTCTTACTTTCTTGACCTCAACAACTTCTTTGAGCCATTTCATGTGTGATGCTGTCATTTGATCCTACAGGTTCTTCCTATTGTTGAGTCAGCCAGGCCTCCAGAGGATGGTGTCTACATTAATGGATTGTTTCTTGATGGAGCTTGGTGGGACAAAGAACGGTAGAGTGGACCCCGCAAGGGGTCTTTTACAGTAAAGTGCAAGATGACCATTTAAAAAGCGGCCAAGAAAAATCCAATTGTGTTGTTTCTATCATCAGTGGAGTTTTAGCGGAGCAGTATCCCAAAATCCTATTTGACACAATGCCCATTATCTGGATAAAACCCAGTACGTATGCATTTACAGTCATAACAACCATTTATGTTTTCATTCCTCCGGATTCATAACTTTTCTTCATCTCAATATTGTTaatcttcatgttttctttgccTCCTTTTCTCCACCATGCAGCTAAAGACATCCCAGATGAGTCCGACAATCGCTATGTTTCTCCTCTCTACAAGACCAGTGAGAGGAGGGGCACCCTCTCTACAACAGGACACTCCACCAATTTTGTCATTCCGATGTTGTTGCCCACCACCAAGCCCCCTCAGCACTGGATCAAGCGCGGTGTGGCACTACTCTGTCAGCTTGATGACTGAGAGAATCACAAGCtattacaaattatttgttCTGaccataaatacagtacaaatttaaaaaaaaaggcattcatGAACATACGACTAACTTTTTGCATATGTGCAAGCACACAAGCGTCATAACAAATTGGTAAAAGGGTTGTGCATCTCCATCGCTTCGTCATATACGCATCCCGACACACTGCCAACTAAACATTTGACATCTGTACAAAGGAACTTTGGATACTATTTCACTCCAAGTAAGATGCAGGAACATTTgacagatatttttttattctaagaCATAAAACTCTGCCTGCGCCACCTTTCAATAttgtaataatgtgagtacCACTAGTGTCTGGTAACAGAAGCTTATGATATGAAATATACACTTTAGGAATAAAATTTTTGgcttgtttttaatgaacattGGGCCTGCTATGCTAGTGTAGTTTAATGTTGCTGATTATGGTAGTACTTGGCAAGCCTAGTATTTTTCAAGGTGGTacttgtaaaaagtttgagaaccactggtatagaacatggatgaatggacgatgtcctttaaatcaatcaattaatcagaCAATCAAtctcctttatttaaccaggtttaaaaaaaacattgattttaaaGCTGTCGAAGAACAATATATTACTGTATCATCATCATAGATTATTCACATAATTTGTTGACAACAGTGGTCCTCATATGGAACCTTGAGGCATACCCTTTTGAACAGGgatgaaagaagaaaaacacccGGTGGCCTGGACGCACTGCAATCCATCCGACAAGTAATGAGAAAACTGATTTACAGCCTGGTTAGATAAGACAATTTTGTGAAGTCTATCTGCCAGGATGACATGGTCGACTTTGTCAAATGCCTTTGACAAGTCAATGAAAAGAGTTGCGTAATATTTTCAGCCGTATAGCGCCTCTATGATGTAATTTACCACTTTAACAGCAGAAGTTATTGTACTGCACTGTTTTATtaaatctttctttttattaagaTACACTGGGAATGCTAACGTCATGCAATTGTGTACACTGCGACCAAAACACTTATGACACGACTGAATAAACAGTATCTATGCTGCCCTTATTGTATACATCAAACTCCTTGTAACGTAGGTACTCTTTCAGTCTGGGGGGAAGAGGGAGGTAGCTGATGAAAACAGACGCTCTCAAACGTAGCTGATTAAGGTGCTCCCGAATCTGCAGCCGGCACAGGTGCTTTAAGCTCCGTGGATTTCCTGGGAGACAATAAAATCAGGAAGTTCACATAAGGTCAACAATGCACGTGTGTAAAATGAATAAGGAGGTAAAAATGAATTGTAAACTTTGGATGTGGCAGATCTCCGGCCATTGTTTCTGCTCCTGTAAGGCTTCCCTCAGTTTGGCGCAGAGGGAGACAGTGTTGGTGTAGTCGAGCATGATTCGCACCAACTGAGCAGATAAGTGCTTGAGCCACGATACTGTTATCACCTCGCAGaactaagagaaaaaaaacaagatatcAAGTTGCTGGCAGTGAGGCAtcctgaaaatgtgttttctgactTACCATACCAGCAGTCCCCCAACCTTTTTTCGCACCACGGACCAGTTTCATATAAAAGCAATACTGTGCGTATATGACTgtgtactgttatattgcatgTCTAAATGCGCTGCTGCATTGTTTGTGTTCAGGTATTAGTTGTTTAAAGgattatttatgtttcacattatgtgttagcattagcattaaactagcggACTAAAGGATAAGTTATGCGtttgctttaaatacacaacgtgtaattctagttttatgtttagtttgacagtaaacatcaacAAGGAGCGGCACTAAACAGTTTGAAGctctttttttgatgaatttttcactatttgccaaagtgctgttTGCCAAAgttaagttcactgccaccatacagcattcgtatctcaagtttgtcaACGCAAAAAAATGTCCGAATGccagctcgtatcttgaaaaactcataaattgggtgactcatatctcaaagcaccactgtattttgttgggccagcatagaaacaaatggCGCAGAATTATTAAAAATCCAACTGACCATTACGGTGAATATAGTTGTCGTAATTAGTGGGATCCTTAcacttgtttcttttcaacaagCCGGTCTATTCTTGTTTTAGTTGCtgttccatacatccatccattttcaagaccgcttatcctggttagggttgcggggcgctggagcctataccagctgactccgggcaaaaggcggactacaccctgaactggtcgccagcagtcagtcgcagggcacacatagacacggacaaccattcgcactcacattcacactgtcactgactGGGAACTGAAcgcacgctgcctgcaccaaagtcaggcgagcgtatcactataccatcagtgacattTAGTTGCCGTTATTGCTAAATATAGGATCTTGGAAATGGAAGCAATTTATTCTGTGCTTATTTTTGGGGCAGTTTTTAAGGTTTTATCCTTGCAGTGGTGTGCAAAGGTGGGGGCAAGCAGGGTGGGCATCCACCTTGGGTTATGGGTTATGGTGGGCATCGTCCCCtcgctgacaattttttttcaaggttaAAAACTTCAATCCAATGTCTTATCTTTTGGCTCtccaaagacatttgttttttactcaTATTTGCTAGTTTATGGGCTTTCCTTTTGATGAATAATATCACGTGACCGAGACGAGTGGTTTGTGCAAAGAGACACAGGCAGATccatctgattttcaaaatctCTCAGGactgagaaaatattttttgctcaGTCTCTCAGTGCGGCTCAGTACTAAAACACTGCCTGGCGGTTGGGAACTGCTGCTTAATACTATTTTTTACCCATCTCACCACCATATCTTTGATTACTGAGGTTGTCCAAGGAGCCAAGTCATGGCAACTGCCACCATATGGACAGTCGAAGCAACGCTTGACATCGTAGCCATGGTTCAGAATCATTCTCAGCATGACTTCATCTTTTAGTGCATACTGCAGGGCTGAGGGAAAGTGTGTGGTGTTGACGCGGGAGTAGTAGTTCACATTTGCCCCATACTTCAACAGGGTGTTGATGAGTTCATAGTTGCCCTGTCTCATCGCCATCTGTAAACAGCTGACAGGGTCCTGGTTCACCATTGCCCCGGCCTTTAGCAGCAGGCGAGTGCACTGAAGATCATTGTTGGACACGGCAAAGAAAAGGGCAGACTTCCGTTCATCTTCATAGTTGCGGCGCACCCTCGGGTGTAGCATTTGGTTTGGGTCAAAGTCAGCTTTGAGAAGCAACTCCAAGCAATTTGCATGCCCTCCAGCAGCTGCAGAGTGAAGAGGACTAATCCCACTCTCCTTTATTGCACACAGTTTAGTCACTGGGATGAGGTGCTGCAGTGCCCTATCAAAGAAGAGATGAGGAAAGAACATAGCAATTGATTCAACTAAAACGCGAACAACATAACGTTTCATTGTGGACATTTCTCACAATATGTGACCATGGTATGCCACACGGTGAATTGGCAGGTGGCCACTGTCCAAAGGCAagttagcatctgctccataGTCCAGCAGCAAAGATATTACATCGGGGTTTCCTGAGGCTGCTGCGTCAAACAAGATACTGCCAGACTCTGATTCACACTCAACATTTGCACCtaccaaacaaacattcatttaCATTATGACTGTACAAAAAATACGTGACTCAGTATGGAAATGCACAATCCAAAACTTTGGATAACCactaaaaaaagagagattaaatacattttgaatctGCTAATGTCAAGTTCCTTTAACTTCACCTCATCTTGTACCTTTCTCTAACAAGTGCTCCACCACATTGAGATGTCCATTTTGTGCAGCCAGAGCAagtggtgttttctttttgagatCACAAGCATTTGGGTTGCCACCAGACTCTAGGAGCAGATAGACAAAGTTCTCCAGGCCAAGTAAGGCAGCCTCATGCAGCGCGGTCCTGCTTAGCGGCCCGAGCTGATCCACTTGAGCATCATAGCGAAGCAGTAGAGTTGCCAAGTCATACTGGTCATTGAGAATAGCTGAGAAATAAGAAGCAAcagagaaataaaaatgtcgGAAAGGACTTTTTTATAGACATACTGTACGTATGTAGGAACTACCTGCCATCAATGGAGAGTCTTGCTCATCATCCTGGAGATTAGGGTTACACCCATTCTGTAAAAGGAACGTGGCGTTCTCTCGGCGGCCATAAATCACAGCTAAAAACAATGGCGTCTCCCCCTTGAATGTGCGACACTGTGAAGCCCCAAAGGGTGAAGCTGGAATCGAAACAACAGTTGACAACAGAACAACAGCTGTGTGTGGTCAACTATTAGAAATATACTTGACTAAATAGCCCAACTATACCTGAAAAGATGATCTCAAGTATGTGTTTACTCTCCTGCACTGCTGCTGCATGCAGAGGAATCCATCCATGCTCATTAACTCTGGACAGAGTCTCTGGTTGTGCCATTAGTCGTTCAAGTGCACACT is a window encoding:
- the asb14b gene encoding dynein axonemal heavy chain 12 isoform X1, with product MNTETKDIFQYENDSDEDEATQYIIEKSLIEYRNLKGHSPSHLKITEDPDDIFKAITEGDECALERLMAQPETLSRVNEHGWIPLHAAAVQESKHILEIIFSASPFGASQCRTFKGETPLFLAVIYGRRENATFLLQNGCNPNLQDDEQDSPLMAAILNDQYDLATLLLRYDAQVDQLGPLSRTALHEAALLGLENFVYLLLESGGNPNACDLKKKTPLALAAQNGHLNVVEHLLEKGANVECESESGSILFDAAASGNPDVISLLLDYGADANLPLDSGHLPIHRVAYHGHILALQHLIPVTKLCAIKESGISPLHSAAAGGHANCLELLLKADFDPNQMLHPRVRRNYEDERKSALFFAVSNNDLQCTRLLLKAGAMVNQDPVSCLQMAMRQGNYELINTLLKYGANVNYYSRVNTTHFPSALQYALKDEVMLRMILNHGYDVKRCFDCPYGGSCHDLAPWTTSVIKDMVFCEVITVSWLKHLSAQLVRIMLDYTNTVSLCAKLREALQEQKQWPEICHIQRNPRSLKHLCRLQIREHLNQLRLRASVFISYLPLPPRLKEYLRYKEFDVYNKGSIDTVYSVVS
- the asb14b gene encoding dynein axonemal heavy chain 12 isoform X2; amino-acid sequence: MAQPETLSRVNEHGWIPLHAAAVQESKHILEIIFSASPFGASQCRTFKGETPLFLAVIYGRRENATFLLQNGCNPNLQDDEQDSPLMAAILNDQYDLATLLLRYDAQVDQLGPLSRTALHEAALLGLENFVYLLLESGGNPNACDLKKKTPLALAAQNGHLNVVEHLLEKGANVECESESGSILFDAAASGNPDVISLLLDYGADANLPLDSGHLPIHRVAYHGHILALQHLIPVTKLCAIKESGISPLHSAAAGGHANCLELLLKADFDPNQMLHPRVRRNYEDERKSALFFAVSNNDLQCTRLLLKAGAMVNQDPVSCLQMAMRQGNYELINTLLKYGANVNYYSRVNTTHFPSALQYALKDEVMLRMILNHGYDVKRCFDCPYGGSCHDLAPWTTSVIKDMVFCEVITVSWLKHLSAQLVRIMLDYTNTVSLCAKLREALQEQKQWPEICHIQRNPRSLKHLCRLQIREHLNQLRLRASVFISYLPLPPRLKEYLRYKEFDVYNKGSIDTVYSVVS